A genomic window from Thermococcus nautili includes:
- a CDS encoding DUF3800 domain-containing protein — MFVDESGDLGGSRSNKRYFVIAAVLCEEAAIKTTIQDISKKFGLPELKFSELSYDEKVEAVKMLSPLEFKVAYVVLSKNDRKLRDWLDKSKRNKSLAAMKLHGALVQGLQSYGAPQIIVVDRSQYSKDISGFLSRRYSLAVAPGDSQKRAGLQLADAMANVIYLHYQYKNGELIDEIRDKIIFGRFINERELRRL; from the coding sequence GTGTTCGTGGACGAGAGCGGGGACCTCGGTGGCAGTAGGAGTAACAAGCGATACTTTGTAATTGCAGCTGTGCTCTGCGAGGAGGCTGCAATAAAAACCACGATACAAGACATATCTAAGAAATTTGGACTACCGGAACTTAAGTTCAGCGAGCTATCTTACGACGAGAAGGTTGAAGCCGTGAAAATGCTCTCCCCTTTGGAATTCAAAGTTGCATACGTGGTCCTTTCAAAGAACGATAGGAAACTGAGGGATTGGCTGGACAAGAGCAAACGCAACAAGAGCTTAGCGGCCATGAAGCTACACGGGGCGTTGGTTCAAGGTCTGCAATCATATGGTGCTCCGCAAATTATCGTTGTGGATAGGAGTCAATACTCAAAGGATATCTCGGGATTTCTCTCAAGAAGGTACTCCCTAGCTGTTGCCCCGGGCGATTCTCAGAAAAGGGCTGGTCTCCAGCTCGCCGATGCAATGGCTAATGTCATCTACCTCCACTATCAGTACAAAAACGGTGAGCTAATCGATGAAATACGGGATAAAATCATCTTCGGAAGGTTCATCAACGAGAGAGAACTCAGAAGGTTATGA
- a CDS encoding MBL fold metallo-hydrolase, whose amino-acid sequence MRLIPLASESLGVRSLATFVEAAGLKILIDPGVALGPKRYGLPPAKIELETLQKMRGKVQGYARKADLVTISHYHYDHHTPFFEGLYESSSEAFAREIYEGKLIFTKHPTENINFSQRKRAWAFLKKAEPIAKRVEFSDGRSFDLGGVTLEFSPAVPHGSEGSRLGFVVMALIDDGTRLIHASDIQLLNRKAVEWIIEKNPDVLITGGPPTYLGKRAEGSWETGIKNLNEIIRETNAQIILDHHIVRDRNYPRFFDELEKRPKTFAGFLKVEDRPLEAYRRELHKIERGEKAKVPFRLG is encoded by the coding sequence ATGCGACTCATTCCGCTCGCCTCTGAAAGCCTCGGCGTTAGGAGCCTGGCGACGTTCGTGGAAGCTGCTGGCTTAAAAATCCTCATCGACCCCGGCGTCGCCCTCGGGCCGAAGCGCTACGGTCTCCCGCCGGCAAAAATCGAGCTCGAGACCCTTCAAAAGATGAGGGGGAAGGTACAGGGCTACGCGAGGAAAGCGGACCTCGTGACGATTTCCCACTACCACTACGACCACCACACTCCTTTCTTCGAGGGTCTCTACGAGAGCTCCAGCGAAGCCTTTGCGAGGGAAATCTACGAAGGAAAGCTGATATTCACCAAACACCCCACCGAGAACATCAACTTCAGCCAGAGGAAACGGGCCTGGGCCTTCCTCAAGAAGGCGGAGCCAATAGCTAAGAGGGTGGAGTTCTCGGACGGGAGGAGCTTCGACCTCGGTGGCGTTACACTGGAGTTCTCGCCGGCGGTTCCGCACGGTAGCGAGGGCTCAAGGCTTGGCTTCGTGGTCATGGCCCTCATAGACGACGGAACCAGGCTAATCCACGCCAGCGACATCCAGCTCCTCAACAGGAAGGCCGTCGAGTGGATAATCGAGAAGAACCCCGACGTCCTCATAACGGGTGGACCGCCAACTTACCTTGGAAAGCGCGCCGAGGGGAGCTGGGAAACGGGAATTAAAAACCTCAACGAGATAATCCGCGAAACGAACGCCCAAATAATCCTCGACCACCACATCGTCAGGGACAGGAACTACCCGCGCTTCTTCGACGAGCTTGAGAAGAGACCGAAGACCTTCGCTGGATTTCTGAAGGTCGAGGACAGACCGCTGGAGGCCTACAGGAGGGAGCTCCACAAAATCGAGAGGGGCGAGAAAGCGAAGGTCCCGTTCAGGTTAGGTTGA
- a CDS encoding SDR family NAD(P)-dependent oxidoreductase: MAAPLSELISLSGRRALITGAASGIGRATALRFAEAGADLELVDVDEFGLKATGELAGEFGVEVNVHRVDLSRKVEIDALWEALKGREPDILVNNAGVYWFRDFEEVDEGFYERVMAINLHSVFWMCQHFVRTRKERGGVIINVSSIEAFLPFARGLAHYDTAKLGVVALTRAIAREYGKRIRANVIVPGGIETEGVKKLKKEAIMKFDMEKIGISFHFNARLPMGRFGEPDEVARVILFLASDLASYVNGAVIPVDGGFLST; the protein is encoded by the coding sequence ATGGCCGCTCCTCTATCTGAGCTGATTTCCCTCTCGGGAAGGAGGGCCCTGATTACGGGCGCCGCTTCGGGAATAGGCCGCGCAACGGCGCTTCGCTTCGCCGAGGCCGGGGCGGACCTCGAGCTTGTGGACGTTGACGAGTTCGGCCTGAAGGCGACGGGGGAACTCGCCGGGGAGTTCGGCGTCGAGGTGAACGTCCACCGTGTGGACCTTTCGCGGAAGGTGGAGATAGACGCGCTGTGGGAGGCCCTGAAGGGCAGGGAGCCGGATATACTGGTGAACAACGCGGGAGTTTACTGGTTCAGGGACTTCGAGGAGGTGGACGAGGGGTTCTACGAGAGGGTCATGGCGATAAACCTCCACTCGGTGTTCTGGATGTGCCAGCACTTCGTCAGGACGAGGAAAGAACGGGGCGGCGTGATAATCAACGTGAGCTCCATAGAGGCGTTCCTCCCCTTTGCGAGGGGCCTGGCCCACTACGACACCGCGAAGCTCGGCGTGGTAGCCCTCACGAGGGCCATCGCGAGGGAGTACGGGAAGAGAATACGGGCGAACGTCATAGTTCCCGGCGGGATAGAGACCGAGGGCGTGAAGAAACTTAAGAAGGAGGCGATAATGAAGTTCGACATGGAAAAGATAGGAATATCCTTCCACTTCAACGCCCGGCTTCCCATGGGGCGCTTCGGCGAGCCTGACGAGGTGGCGAGGGTTATTCTCTTCCTGGCTAGTGATTTGGCAAGCTACGTGAACGGGGCGGTGATTCCAGTCGACGGCGGCTTCCTCTCAACCTAA
- a CDS encoding TetR/AcrR family transcriptional regulator, whose protein sequence is MARDTRTRIIEAALELFSERSYHEVSVEEIARKAGVSKGGLFHHFPSKYELAKAVFFHYLTQWERELGEVMEKADGPEERLRVLVGAMFDFVSQNQKLYRFFLEFYEESLKRGEWEEEWREMAERYLEMIEGLLRDAGVENPRVRAFLLVSLIDGFAFDYLFLDGNVSVEEAKRETLRMVLCR, encoded by the coding sequence ATGGCGAGGGACACGCGGACGAGGATAATCGAAGCTGCCCTTGAGCTCTTCAGCGAACGCTCATACCATGAGGTATCGGTCGAGGAGATAGCCAGAAAAGCCGGCGTCTCAAAGGGAGGGCTCTTCCACCACTTCCCGAGCAAGTACGAGCTCGCTAAGGCCGTTTTCTTCCACTACCTCACCCAGTGGGAGCGGGAGCTCGGGGAGGTCATGGAAAAAGCCGATGGCCCCGAGGAGAGGCTCCGGGTGCTGGTCGGAGCGATGTTCGACTTCGTGAGCCAGAACCAGAAGCTCTACCGGTTCTTCCTTGAGTTCTACGAGGAGAGCCTGAAGCGGGGCGAGTGGGAGGAGGAGTGGCGCGAGATGGCCGAGAGGTACCTTGAGATGATTGAAGGCCTCCTCCGCGATGCCGGCGTAGAAAACCCGCGGGTAAGGGCCTTCCTTCTCGTCTCACTCATAGACGGCTTCGCCTTCGACTACCTTTTCCTCGACGGAAACGTCTCCGTGGAGGAGGCGAAGAGGGAGACCCTCAGGATGGTGCTGTGCCGATAG